One Primulina tabacum isolate GXHZ01 chromosome 10, ASM2559414v2, whole genome shotgun sequence DNA segment encodes these proteins:
- the LOC142505651 gene encoding floral homeotic protein APETALA 2-like isoform X2 has protein sequence MSNLTKEEFVHALRRQSTGFPRGSSQYRGVTFHKCGRWEARMGQFLGKKYLYLGLFDREIEAARAHDRAAIKCHGKEAITNFDASIYDNELEGAADHNLDLRLGNSSASKPSNRECRDRDHQLPPNSLQFDFARRRRLSNPEQQLHFQPRMTNANDPGRRNGNNLVEQTRQDNKFGKPFETFSTPRISQNRINQFPPGISIHGGRAGGEFAASNGQQWQMNNNLFAGAAASSGFPQSRNMIQMTPPNWLQINGIHPYVRPN, from the exons ATGAGCAACCTGACAAAGGAAGAATTCGTGCATGCATTGAGAAGACAAAGCACTGGTTTTCCGAGGGGCAGTTCCCAGTATAGAGGTGTTACTTTCCATAAATGTGGACGATGGGAAGCCAGAATGGGCCAATTTTTAGGCAAAAA GTATCTTTATTTAGGTCTTTTTGACAGAGAAATTGAAGCTGCCAG GGCACATGATAGAGCTGCCATTAAGTGTCATGGAAAGGAAGCTATTACCAACTTTGATGCCAGCATTTATGATAATGAACTTGAAGGAGCAG CAGACCATAATCTTGACCTGAGATTAGGAAATTCGTCAGCTTCAAAGCCAAGCAATCGGGAATGTAGGGACAGAGATCATCAGCTTCCCCCTAATTCCTTGCAATTTGATTTTGCTAGGAGACGCCGGTTATCGAATCCTGAG CAACAGCTTCATTTTCAACCCCGTATGACGAATGCAAATGATCCCGGAAGAAGAAATGGAAACAACTTGGTGGAGCAAACCCGGCAAGATAACAAATTCGGGAAACCATTCGAAACGTTTTCCACTCCACGTATCTCTCAGAATCGC ATTAATCAGTTTCCTCCGGGAATCAGCATCCATGGCGGAAGAGCAGGAGGAGAATTTGCAGCTTCAAACGGTCAGCAATGGCAAatgaataataatttatttgctGGTGCTGCAGCATCATCAGGATTCCCACAGTCGCGGAACATGATACAAATGACACCTCCAAACTGGCTTCAGATTAATGGAATACATCCCTACGTGAGACCCAATTAA
- the LOC142505651 gene encoding floral homeotic protein APETALA 2-like isoform X4, whose amino-acid sequence MSNLTKEEFVHALRRQSTGFPRGSSQYRGVTFHKCGRWEARMGQFLGKKYLYLGLFDREIEAARAHDRAAIKCHGKEAITNFDASIYDNELEGAADHNLDLRLGNSSASKPSNRECRDRDHQLPPNSLQFDFARRRRLSNPELHFQPRMTNANDPGRRNGNNLVEQTRQDNKFGKPFETFSTPRISQNRINQFPPGISIHGGRAGGEFAASNGQQWQMNNNLFAGAAASSGFPQSRNMIQMTPPNWLQINGIHPYVRPN is encoded by the exons ATGAGCAACCTGACAAAGGAAGAATTCGTGCATGCATTGAGAAGACAAAGCACTGGTTTTCCGAGGGGCAGTTCCCAGTATAGAGGTGTTACTTTCCATAAATGTGGACGATGGGAAGCCAGAATGGGCCAATTTTTAGGCAAAAA GTATCTTTATTTAGGTCTTTTTGACAGAGAAATTGAAGCTGCCAG GGCACATGATAGAGCTGCCATTAAGTGTCATGGAAAGGAAGCTATTACCAACTTTGATGCCAGCATTTATGATAATGAACTTGAAGGAGCAG CAGACCATAATCTTGACCTGAGATTAGGAAATTCGTCAGCTTCAAAGCCAAGCAATCGGGAATGTAGGGACAGAGATCATCAGCTTCCCCCTAATTCCTTGCAATTTGATTTTGCTAGGAGACGCCGGTTATCGAATCCTGAG CTTCATTTTCAACCCCGTATGACGAATGCAAATGATCCCGGAAGAAGAAATGGAAACAACTTGGTGGAGCAAACCCGGCAAGATAACAAATTCGGGAAACCATTCGAAACGTTTTCCACTCCACGTATCTCTCAGAATCGC ATTAATCAGTTTCCTCCGGGAATCAGCATCCATGGCGGAAGAGCAGGAGGAGAATTTGCAGCTTCAAACGGTCAGCAATGGCAAatgaataataatttatttgctGGTGCTGCAGCATCATCAGGATTCCCACAGTCGCGGAACATGATACAAATGACACCTCCAAACTGGCTTCAGATTAATGGAATACATCCCTACGTGAGACCCAATTAA
- the LOC142505651 gene encoding floral homeotic protein APETALA 2-like isoform X8 produces the protein MSNLTKEEFVHALRRQSTGFPRGSSQYRGVTFHKCGRWEARMGQFLGKKAHDRAAIKCHGKEAITNFDASIYDNELEGAGNSSASKPSNRECRDRDHQLPPNSLQFDFARRRRLSNPEQQLHFQPRMTNANDPGRRNGNNLVEQTRQDNKFGKPFETFSTPRISQNRINQFPPGISIHGGRAGGEFAASNGQQWQMNNNLFAGAAASSGFPQSRNMIQMTPPNWLQINGIHPYVRPN, from the exons ATGAGCAACCTGACAAAGGAAGAATTCGTGCATGCATTGAGAAGACAAAGCACTGGTTTTCCGAGGGGCAGTTCCCAGTATAGAGGTGTTACTTTCCATAAATGTGGACGATGGGAAGCCAGAATGGGCCAATTTTTAGGCAAAAA GGCACATGATAGAGCTGCCATTAAGTGTCATGGAAAGGAAGCTATTACCAACTTTGATGCCAGCATTTATGATAATGAACTTGAAGGAGCAG GAAATTCGTCAGCTTCAAAGCCAAGCAATCGGGAATGTAGGGACAGAGATCATCAGCTTCCCCCTAATTCCTTGCAATTTGATTTTGCTAGGAGACGCCGGTTATCGAATCCTGAG CAACAGCTTCATTTTCAACCCCGTATGACGAATGCAAATGATCCCGGAAGAAGAAATGGAAACAACTTGGTGGAGCAAACCCGGCAAGATAACAAATTCGGGAAACCATTCGAAACGTTTTCCACTCCACGTATCTCTCAGAATCGC ATTAATCAGTTTCCTCCGGGAATCAGCATCCATGGCGGAAGAGCAGGAGGAGAATTTGCAGCTTCAAACGGTCAGCAATGGCAAatgaataataatttatttgctGGTGCTGCAGCATCATCAGGATTCCCACAGTCGCGGAACATGATACAAATGACACCTCCAAACTGGCTTCAGATTAATGGAATACATCCCTACGTGAGACCCAATTAA
- the LOC142505651 gene encoding floral homeotic protein APETALA 2-like isoform X7, with the protein MSNLTKEEFVHALRRQSTGFPRGSSQYRGVTFHKCGRWEARMGQFLGKKAHDRAAIKCHGKEAITNFDASIYDNELEGADHNLDLRLGNSSASKPSNRECRDRDHQLPPNSLQFDFARRRRLSNPEQQLHFQPRMTNANDPGRRNGNNLVEQTRQDNKFGKPFETFSTPRISQNRINQFPPGISIHGGRAGGEFAASNGQQWQMNNNLFAGAAASSGFPQSRNMIQMTPPNWLQINGIHPYVRPN; encoded by the exons ATGAGCAACCTGACAAAGGAAGAATTCGTGCATGCATTGAGAAGACAAAGCACTGGTTTTCCGAGGGGCAGTTCCCAGTATAGAGGTGTTACTTTCCATAAATGTGGACGATGGGAAGCCAGAATGGGCCAATTTTTAGGCAAAAA GGCACATGATAGAGCTGCCATTAAGTGTCATGGAAAGGAAGCTATTACCAACTTTGATGCCAGCATTTATGATAATGAACTTGAAGGAGCAG ACCATAATCTTGACCTGAGATTAGGAAATTCGTCAGCTTCAAAGCCAAGCAATCGGGAATGTAGGGACAGAGATCATCAGCTTCCCCCTAATTCCTTGCAATTTGATTTTGCTAGGAGACGCCGGTTATCGAATCCTGAG CAACAGCTTCATTTTCAACCCCGTATGACGAATGCAAATGATCCCGGAAGAAGAAATGGAAACAACTTGGTGGAGCAAACCCGGCAAGATAACAAATTCGGGAAACCATTCGAAACGTTTTCCACTCCACGTATCTCTCAGAATCGC ATTAATCAGTTTCCTCCGGGAATCAGCATCCATGGCGGAAGAGCAGGAGGAGAATTTGCAGCTTCAAACGGTCAGCAATGGCAAatgaataataatttatttgctGGTGCTGCAGCATCATCAGGATTCCCACAGTCGCGGAACATGATACAAATGACACCTCCAAACTGGCTTCAGATTAATGGAATACATCCCTACGTGAGACCCAATTAA
- the LOC142505651 gene encoding floral homeotic protein APETALA 2-like isoform X6 — MSNLTKEEFVHALRRQSTGFPRGSSQYRGVTFHKCGRWEARMGQFLGKKAHDRAAIKCHGKEAITNFDASIYDNELEGAADHNLDLRLGNSSASKPSNRECRDRDHQLPPNSLQFDFARRRRLSNPEQQLHFQPRMTNANDPGRRNGNNLVEQTRQDNKFGKPFETFSTPRISQNRINQFPPGISIHGGRAGGEFAASNGQQWQMNNNLFAGAAASSGFPQSRNMIQMTPPNWLQINGIHPYVRPN; from the exons ATGAGCAACCTGACAAAGGAAGAATTCGTGCATGCATTGAGAAGACAAAGCACTGGTTTTCCGAGGGGCAGTTCCCAGTATAGAGGTGTTACTTTCCATAAATGTGGACGATGGGAAGCCAGAATGGGCCAATTTTTAGGCAAAAA GGCACATGATAGAGCTGCCATTAAGTGTCATGGAAAGGAAGCTATTACCAACTTTGATGCCAGCATTTATGATAATGAACTTGAAGGAGCAG CAGACCATAATCTTGACCTGAGATTAGGAAATTCGTCAGCTTCAAAGCCAAGCAATCGGGAATGTAGGGACAGAGATCATCAGCTTCCCCCTAATTCCTTGCAATTTGATTTTGCTAGGAGACGCCGGTTATCGAATCCTGAG CAACAGCTTCATTTTCAACCCCGTATGACGAATGCAAATGATCCCGGAAGAAGAAATGGAAACAACTTGGTGGAGCAAACCCGGCAAGATAACAAATTCGGGAAACCATTCGAAACGTTTTCCACTCCACGTATCTCTCAGAATCGC ATTAATCAGTTTCCTCCGGGAATCAGCATCCATGGCGGAAGAGCAGGAGGAGAATTTGCAGCTTCAAACGGTCAGCAATGGCAAatgaataataatttatttgctGGTGCTGCAGCATCATCAGGATTCCCACAGTCGCGGAACATGATACAAATGACACCTCCAAACTGGCTTCAGATTAATGGAATACATCCCTACGTGAGACCCAATTAA
- the LOC142505651 gene encoding floral homeotic protein APETALA 2-like isoform X5: MSNLTKEEFVHALRRQSTGFPRGSSQYRGVTFHKCGRWEARMGQFLGKKYLYLGLFDREIEAARAHDRAAIKCHGKEAITNFDASIYDNELEGAGNSSASKPSNRECRDRDHQLPPNSLQFDFARRRRLSNPEQQLHFQPRMTNANDPGRRNGNNLVEQTRQDNKFGKPFETFSTPRISQNRINQFPPGISIHGGRAGGEFAASNGQQWQMNNNLFAGAAASSGFPQSRNMIQMTPPNWLQINGIHPYVRPN; the protein is encoded by the exons ATGAGCAACCTGACAAAGGAAGAATTCGTGCATGCATTGAGAAGACAAAGCACTGGTTTTCCGAGGGGCAGTTCCCAGTATAGAGGTGTTACTTTCCATAAATGTGGACGATGGGAAGCCAGAATGGGCCAATTTTTAGGCAAAAA GTATCTTTATTTAGGTCTTTTTGACAGAGAAATTGAAGCTGCCAG GGCACATGATAGAGCTGCCATTAAGTGTCATGGAAAGGAAGCTATTACCAACTTTGATGCCAGCATTTATGATAATGAACTTGAAGGAGCAG GAAATTCGTCAGCTTCAAAGCCAAGCAATCGGGAATGTAGGGACAGAGATCATCAGCTTCCCCCTAATTCCTTGCAATTTGATTTTGCTAGGAGACGCCGGTTATCGAATCCTGAG CAACAGCTTCATTTTCAACCCCGTATGACGAATGCAAATGATCCCGGAAGAAGAAATGGAAACAACTTGGTGGAGCAAACCCGGCAAGATAACAAATTCGGGAAACCATTCGAAACGTTTTCCACTCCACGTATCTCTCAGAATCGC ATTAATCAGTTTCCTCCGGGAATCAGCATCCATGGCGGAAGAGCAGGAGGAGAATTTGCAGCTTCAAACGGTCAGCAATGGCAAatgaataataatttatttgctGGTGCTGCAGCATCATCAGGATTCCCACAGTCGCGGAACATGATACAAATGACACCTCCAAACTGGCTTCAGATTAATGGAATACATCCCTACGTGAGACCCAATTAA
- the LOC142505651 gene encoding floral homeotic protein APETALA 2-like isoform X3, translating into MSNLTKEEFVHALRRQSTGFPRGSSQYRGVTFHKCGRWEARMGQFLGKKYLYLGLFDREIEAARAHDRAAIKCHGKEAITNFDASIYDNELEGADHNLDLRLGNSSASKPSNRECRDRDHQLPPNSLQFDFARRRRLSNPEQQLHFQPRMTNANDPGRRNGNNLVEQTRQDNKFGKPFETFSTPRISQNRINQFPPGISIHGGRAGGEFAASNGQQWQMNNNLFAGAAASSGFPQSRNMIQMTPPNWLQINGIHPYVRPN; encoded by the exons ATGAGCAACCTGACAAAGGAAGAATTCGTGCATGCATTGAGAAGACAAAGCACTGGTTTTCCGAGGGGCAGTTCCCAGTATAGAGGTGTTACTTTCCATAAATGTGGACGATGGGAAGCCAGAATGGGCCAATTTTTAGGCAAAAA GTATCTTTATTTAGGTCTTTTTGACAGAGAAATTGAAGCTGCCAG GGCACATGATAGAGCTGCCATTAAGTGTCATGGAAAGGAAGCTATTACCAACTTTGATGCCAGCATTTATGATAATGAACTTGAAGGAGCAG ACCATAATCTTGACCTGAGATTAGGAAATTCGTCAGCTTCAAAGCCAAGCAATCGGGAATGTAGGGACAGAGATCATCAGCTTCCCCCTAATTCCTTGCAATTTGATTTTGCTAGGAGACGCCGGTTATCGAATCCTGAG CAACAGCTTCATTTTCAACCCCGTATGACGAATGCAAATGATCCCGGAAGAAGAAATGGAAACAACTTGGTGGAGCAAACCCGGCAAGATAACAAATTCGGGAAACCATTCGAAACGTTTTCCACTCCACGTATCTCTCAGAATCGC ATTAATCAGTTTCCTCCGGGAATCAGCATCCATGGCGGAAGAGCAGGAGGAGAATTTGCAGCTTCAAACGGTCAGCAATGGCAAatgaataataatttatttgctGGTGCTGCAGCATCATCAGGATTCCCACAGTCGCGGAACATGATACAAATGACACCTCCAAACTGGCTTCAGATTAATGGAATACATCCCTACGTGAGACCCAATTAA
- the LOC142505651 gene encoding floral homeotic protein APETALA 2-like isoform X1 — translation MWDLNDSPDQRRYDVSDECSDEKGKRLGSASNSSSSAVGMEDGSEEEDKAAAGRGRIRKKSSKIFGFLVEDETGPCSSESELPVTRQFFPVDESEMGNLPAPNFPSSHWMGVQFRQSDPHGGASGGGNGATLGKSAAGAVKPRRKNRRGPRSRSSQYRGVTFYRRTGRWESHIWDCGKQVYLGGFVAAHVAARAYDRAAIKFRGAEADINFSIDDYEEDLKQASLLYDNQRERERQKACACVVVFRSSSYLAVFFVISNSGFLMTGHPQNSNEQPDKGRIRACIEKTKHWFSEGQFPV, via the exons ATGTGGGATCTCAACGATTCACCGGATCAAAGAAGGTACGATGTATCAGACGAGTGTTCGGACGAGAAGGGCAAACGGCTCGGATCCGCCTCGAATTCAAGTTCATCGGCGGTGGGTATGGAGGACGGTTCAGAAGAAGAAGATAAAGCAGCAGCAGGAAGAGGTCGAATTAGGAAGAAAAGCAGCAAGATTTTTGGTTTTCTTGTGGAAGACGAAACGGGTCCGTGCTCGTCGGAGAGTGAACTTCCCGTGACACGACAGTTTTTTCCGGTGGATGAGTCGGAGATGGGGAATTTACCAGCTCCAAATTTTCCCAGTTCCCACTGGATGGGAGTTCAGTTCCGCCAGTCTGATCCCCATGGCGGCGCCAGCGGAGGAGGAAATGGAGCTACATTAGGGAAATCGGCGGCAGGGGCTGTGAAACCTCGAAGGAAAAACCGGCGCGGACCGAGATCCCGGAGCTCTCAATATCGCGGCGTCACGTTTTACCGGAGAACTGGCCGCTGGGAGTCACATATATG GGACTGTGGGAAGCAAGTTTATTTAG GTGGTTTTGTTGCGGCTCATGTTGCAGCCCG TGCATATGATAGGGCAGCCATTAAGTTCCGCGGAGCGGAAGCAGACATAAACTTTAGtattgatgattatgaagaagACTTGAAACAGGCAAGTCTTTTGTATGACAAtcaaagagagagagagagacaaAAAGCGTGTGCGTGTGTTGTTGTGTTTCGATCTTCGTCTTATCTCGCAGTGTTTTTCGTTATCTCCAACAGTGGTTTTCTAATGACTGGCCACCCACAAAATTCAA ATGAGCAACCTGACAAAGGAAGAATTCGTGCATGCATTGAGAAGACAAAGCACTGGTTTTCCGAGGGGCAGTTCCCAGTATAG
- the LOC142505384 gene encoding LOW QUALITY PROTEIN: putative inactive receptor kinase At5g67200 (The sequence of the model RefSeq protein was modified relative to this genomic sequence to represent the inferred CDS: deleted 1 base in 1 codon), translating to MKLDVVQLLFSLSFMPFVLSLRATNRGSGGVGVDAGAVAYLPSDAVSLLAFKLAADLDGKLLYTTNERFDYCQWQGVKCAQGRVVGYILQGFGLRGTISDPALTNLDQLRVLSLKNNSLFGPLPDFSLLINLKTLSLDHNYFSGAFPLSLLSLHSILILDLSHNNFTGILPGNLTVLGRLGYLRLDSNQFHGPIPPLNQTLLEVFNVSNNNLTGPVPVTPTLKKFKVSSFLHNPNLCGEIINKPCQDSPFFNSSSGSASVASPPSPLLQNAQSQQGLSIVSPSNQHKHRKNIGLILVFVIGVLILTAAGLSFGALIRNRRQNRDQIEAIEEIQFPEETTVTKTQRDTPLVSLRTDQNTNPGNQEAKKLKSDEQKKVIKSGKLLFCSGDEEVYTIDQLMRASAELLGRGTLGTTYKAVMASQFIVSVKRLDACKTAITSGDAFEQHMEVVGMLRHPNLVPVRAYFQAKQERLIIYDYHPNGSLFNLIHGSRSSRAKPLHWTSCLKIAEDVAQGLAYIHQASKFIHGNLKSSNVLLGSDFEACLTDYCLATLAGPSSDDDPDYTGYKAPENRKSARKSTAKSDVYAFGTLLLELLTGKPPSQHPFLAPPDMPDWVRAMREDDAEDDTRLRMLVEVASMCSLTSTEQRPTLWQVLKMITNIKEIMDDSSRDLQNGFL from the exons ATGAAGCTCGACGTAGTGCAACTgttattttctttatcatttatGCCTTTCGTGCTCAGCCTTCGCGCTACCAACAGAGGGAGCGGAGGTGTCGGCGTAGATGCCGGCGCAGTGGCCTATCTTCCCTCTGATGCTGTCTCACTTCTCGCATTCAAGTTAGCGGCGGACCTGGACGGTAAACTTCTTTACACCACTAACGAAAGGTTCGATTACTGCCAATGGCAAGGCGTCAAATGCGCGCAAGGCCGCGTCGTGGGGTACATTCTCCAGGGCTTCGGCCTACGGGGAACTATTTCCGACCCCGCGCTCACCAACCTCGACCAGCTCCGAGTTTTGAGTCTGAAAAATAACTCGCTCTTCGGTCCCCTCCCTGATTTCTCCCTTCTCATAAACCTTAAAACTCTCTCTCTAGACCACAACTACTTCTCCGGAGCTTTTCCACTCTCCCTTTTGTCCCTCCACAGTATCTTGATTCTAGATTTGTCTCATAACAACTTCACCGGCATCTTACCGGGAAATTTGACTGTTTTAGGCCGGCTGGGCTACCTCCGGCTGGATTCAAACCAGTTCCATGGGCCCATTCCTCCATTAAATCAGACATTATTGGAAGTGTTTAATGTTTCTAATAATAACCTCACCGGTCCTGTACCTGTGACCCCAACTCTCAAAAAGTTCAAAGTTTCTTCCTTTCTGCATAATCCCAACCTCTGCGGTGAAATTATCAACAAACCTTGTCAAGATTCACCTTTCTTTAACTCATCGTCCGGCAGCGCCAGCGTGGCCTCACCTCCATCGCCGCTTCTGCAGAACGCACAGTCCCAGCAAGGGTTAAGCATCGTTTCACCCTCGAATCAGCATAAACATCGTAAAAACATAGGCTTGATTCTGGTTTTTGTGATTGGGGTACTGATTCTAACGGCAGCTGGTTTAAGTTTTGGGGCGTTGATCAGGAATAGAAGACAAAACAGAGATCAGATTGAAGCGATCGAAGAAATCCAGTTCCCTGAGGAAACCACAGTCACTAAAACTCAGAGGGACACGCCTTTAGTTTCACTCCGAACAGATCAAAACACAAATCCTGGGAATCAAGAAGCCAAGAAACTAAAATCTGACGAGCAGAAAAAGGTGATAAAAAGTGGGAAACTGCTATTTTGTTCTGGGGATGAAGAAGTCTACACAATTGATCAGTTAATGAGAGCTTCAGCTGAGCTACTCGGTAGGGGTACTCTAGGTACAACATATAAAGCTGTGATGGCTAGCCAGTTTATTGTGTCTGTAAAGAGATTGGATGCATGCAAAACCGCCATTACAAGTGGTGATGCGTTTGAGCAGCATATGGAAGTTGTTGGTATGCTGAGGCATCCGAATCTGGTTCCTGTGAGGGCTTATTTTCAGGCTAAACAAGAAAGGTTGATTATTTATGATTATCACCCTAATGGCAGTCTCTTCAATCTTATTCACG GTTCCAGATCATCCCGTGCCAAACCTCTTCACTGGACATCATGTCTGAAAATTGCAGAAGATGTTGCACAAGGCCTAGCCTACATTCACCAAGCATCCAAGTTTATCCATGGCAATCTCAAATCTTCCAATGTCTTGTTGGGCTCTGATTTTGAGGCCTGTCTCACGGACTACTGTCTAGCAACCCTTGCCGGCCCTTCATCGGATGACGACCCTGACTACACAGGCTACAAAGCCCCTGAAAACCGTAAATCAGCTCGAAAATCCACGGCCAAATCTGACGTCTATGCCTTTGGTACCCTCTTGTTAGAGCTCTTGACTGGAAAACCGCCTTCCCAACATCCGTTTCTTGCACCTCCCGACATGCCGGATTGGGTTAGAGCAATGAGAGAAGATGATGCAGAGGATGATACTCGTCTTAGAATGTTGGTAGAGGTTGCGAGTATGTGTAGCTTGACGTCCACCGAGCAGAGGCCGACA CTGTGGCAAGTGTTGAAGATGATCACTAATATAAAGGAGATTATGGATGATAGTTCAAGGGATTTGCAGAACGGGTTTTTGTGA
- the LOC142505854 gene encoding LOW QUALITY PROTEIN: uncharacterized protein LOC142505854 (The sequence of the model RefSeq protein was modified relative to this genomic sequence to represent the inferred CDS: deleted 1 base in 1 codon) — protein MRIKFGSQLYFNADPKLNPLIRFMAAQSQPLSTQSFPTIEEDDILCSSEASVIPTEKESAPLGDPNGYLTGEVHIERAWSHWKKLGCPKLLVAPMVDNSELPFRLLCRKYGAQAAYTPMLHSRIFSENQKYRAEEFTTCKEDRPLFVQFCANDPDVLLEAARRVEPYCDYVDINFGCPQRIARRGNYGAFLMDNLPLVRSLVEKLSKNLNVLVSCKIRIFPDLQDTINYAKMLEDAGCSLLAVHGRTRDEKDGKKFRANWNAVRAVRDVVRIPVLANGNIRHMDDAWQCIEETGVEGVLSAESLLENPALFSGYRTAEWVHEHEENTQEGKLDQGDLLVEYLKFCEKYPVPWRMVRSHVHKMLGDWFRLHPNVRNDLNSQHKLTFEFLYDIVNRLRELGVKMPLKLSGNGSSV, from the exons ATGAGAATCAAATTTGGATCACAGCTCTACTTCAACGCTGACCCGAAACTGAATCCTCTCATCCGGTTCATGGCTGCCCAATCTCAACCCCTCTCTACACAATCCTTCCCCACCATTGAAGAAGACGATATTCTCTGCTCGTCAGAAGCTTCAGTTATTCCTACAGAGAAAGAATCCGCTCCTTTGGGTGATCCGAATGGGTACTTGACCGGTGAGGTCCACATCGAGAGGGCCTGGTCCCATTGGAAGAAATTGGGCTGCCCCAAGCTCCTGGTGGCCCCCATGGTGGACAACTCGGAGCTGCCCTTTCGTCTTCTCTGCCGTAAGTACGGCGCTCAAGCTGCCTACACTCCAATGCTTCACTCTAGAATTTTCAGTGAAAACCAAAAGTATCGGGCTGAAGAATTTACAACCTGTAAG GAGGATAGGCCTTTGTTTGTGCAATTCTGCGCTAATGATCCGGATGTTTTGCTGGAGGCAGCACGGAGAGTGGAGCCTTACTGTGATTATGTCGACATCAATTTTGG TTGTCCCCAACGTATTGCAAGACGGGGGAATTATGGCGCTTTCCTCATGGATAATCTTCCTCTTGTTAGGTCCCTAGTTGAAAAATTGTCTAAAAACCTTAACGTTCTGGTGTCATGCAAAATTCGAATATTTCCAGATTTGCAAGATACCATTAATTATGCCAAAATGCTGGAGGATGCTGGTTGTTCTCTTTTAGCTGTACATGGAAGAACAAGAGAC GAAAAGGATGGAAAGAAATTCCGGGCTAACTGGAATGCCGTCAGAGCGGTTAGAGATGTGGTTAGAATTCCTGTCCTTGCCAATGGAAATATACGGCACATGGATGACGCCTGGCAGTGTATAGAAGAGACTGGTGTCGAAGGGGTACTTTCAGCGGAGTCTCTTCTCGAGAATCCAGCTCTGTTTAGTGGATATCGAACTGCTGAATGGGTACATGAGCATGAAGAAAATACTCAAGAAGGGAAACTGGACCAAGGTGATCTGTTGGTGGAATATTTGAAGTTCTGTGAGAAATATCCAGTTCCATGGCGAATGGTTCGTTCACACGTGCACAAGATGTTGGGAGACTGGTTCAGACTTCATCCAAATGTAAGAAACGATCTTAATTCACAGCACAAGCTCACATTTGAATTTCTTTATGACATCGTGAACCGACTTAGAGAACTTGGTGTTAAGATGCCTCTTAAATTATCTGGAAATGGTAGTTCAGTATAA